A window of the Artemia franciscana chromosome 21, ASM3288406v1, whole genome shotgun sequence genome harbors these coding sequences:
- the LOC136040957 gene encoding UDP-N-acetylglucosamine--dolichyl-phosphate N-acetylglucosaminephosphotransferase-like yields MIDCLFANFGCSILASIVTMIILPRFTSTFLKAKITGKDFNKINQPVIPEAGGIISGFVFFSITLFMLIFLDGVLINKVPIPKRECEEFFYMQKVALISIALMFFLGVADDFFDLKWRYKLIFPTLSVLPLLTAYYIHIGLTTIVMPKFFRGFFGPNLDLGIFYYVYMGVLAVFCTNAINIYAGVNGVEVGQSIIIACSICIFNLVELTGELSRYHYFSLYFMLPYIATSLGLLKLNWYPAKFFVGDTFCYYSGVTFAVVGILGHFSKTLLLFFFPQVFNFLLSVPQLFRLVPCPRHRLPTLNKETGFLETSKVKCKVASLGPLGRPVLWIASKLRLISYLEMEDSVVEFSNMTLINTVLSILGPMREDNLTKTLLLIQVIGSAVAFVIRYFLVTFFY; encoded by the coding sequence AtgattgattgtttatttgcaAACTTTGGGTGCTCTATACTTGCTTCTATAGTCACTATGATTATTCTACCAAGGTTTACTTCGACTTTTCTTAAAGCTAAAATCACAGGGAAagatttcaacaaaataaatcaGCCTGTAATCCCAGAAGCAGGTGGTATCATATCAGGATTTGTGTTTTTTAGTATCACTCTtttcatgctcatttttttagATGGGGTTCTTATCAACAAGGTTCCCATACCCAAAAGAGAGTGCGAAGAGTTTTTCTATATGCAAAAAGTCGCTCTCATTTCTATCGCATTGATGTTCTTCTTGGGTGTCGCTGATGActtttttgatttgaaatggCGGTACAAGTTGATCTTCCCAACCCTGTCTGTATTGCCTTTATTAACAGCGTATTATATACATATCGGGCTTACAACTATAGTTATGCCCAAGTTCTTTAGAGGCTTTTTCGGTCCCAACTTAGACCtaggtattttttattatgtgtatatGGGGGTCCTTGCAGTATTTTGTACAAATGCTATTAATATCTACGCCGGAGTAAATGGAGTTGAAGTCGGTCAAAGCATTATAATTGCCTGTTCAATATGCATATTTAATTTAGTAGAACTTACAGGCGAGTTGTCACGATATCACTATTTCTCACTCTATTTTATGCTGCCTTATATTGCCACTAGTCTTGGACTTTTGAAACTTAACTGGTACCCAGCCAAATTTTTTGTTGGAGATACATTTTGCTATTATAGTGGCGTTACTTTTGCCGTAGTGGGCATTCTTGGCCATTTTAGTAAGACACTGTTGCTATTTTTCTTTCCACAGGTATTCAATTTCTTGTTGTCTGTTCCTCAACTCTTCAGACTCGTTCCCTGTCCAAGGCACAGACTACCTACATTGAACAAAGAGACAGGATTCTTAGAAACAAGTAAAGTCAAGTGCAAAGTTGCTTCGCTGGGTCCATTGGGACGACCAGTACTGTGGATAGCAAGCAAATTGCGGTTAATTTCTTACTTGGAAATGGAAGATTCTGTTGTGGAATTTTCAAATATGACCCTCATTAATACAGTACTGAGTATTCTTGGACCAATGAGAGAAGATAATCTAACCAAAACCTTATTATTAATTCAGGTTATCGGGTCTGCTGTTGCTTTTGTGATTCGATATTTTCTGGTTACATTTTTCTACTGA